The Pantoea cypripedii genomic sequence TATCAACTTTTCTAAGGTGGATACCGCCAAGAATCAGGTAATCATTGAGTACAATCCAGGGCTCCGGGATCTTTATAACATCGATCTTAAGCGCGTGTTAAAGCTCAAGGTATTTCCTGCCATTAAGCGCAATGAGGTGGCTAAGGCCATTTATACCTTCCTGGAAGGGCTTCCAAACGTTCCAAACAAAGTTCAGATTGTTACCTTCGAGCGAATCCAGGAACGCCTTAACATGCGTTCTGAGCCTCGTAAGCAGCTAATGATAGTGAGGAAAGCTATGAAGCTCCTGGAGGAGGTGAAATACCTGACTTACACCGAGGGCTACAAGGTCGTTCAGGGTAAGAAAAGGATCTACTTTACGATCACTTCCCGTGATCCGGATCTTTCTGAGAACAATGAAGTATAGGTCCCGAGACGGCATTGTTATACATTGGTGCTCTGATATTAACTAAGCGTAATTTATTGTTTCTTCGATATAAAACCGTTTTGTTCCTCTAAATATGCAAGCGAAAGCTTGCCATATTATTCAACTCGCCCCTTGGTGTTCCTCTAAACATGCATTCAAAAATATCGCAGTAGTCATCCATGAGAGGGCTGGGCGTTCCTCTGAATATGCATTATAAGTCTCTGTGCACTTTATAGCGTTCCTCTAAACATGCTGAAAGCATGTTATGAATCCCGGAAACAGGGAGGGGTTATCCTCATGCATATGGCTTGAGATACTATGTTCCTCTAAACATGTTGGCGATGAGTTGCACGGTGTTCCTCTAAACATGCACCTCAAACTGTTCCCGTAAATATGCATCTGTGGTTTTTGATACTTGTGCTGTCGAGTTGAGAGAATCGTCGTTCCTGTAAACATGCAAATCTGTTTGTGAATTGATCGTTTATGGAGTGCAAAATGATCAGGCGTTATTCTAATGATGCTGATGCCGCAAGCCGTTCCTCTAAACATGCTAAGTCATATCCCGGGTGTTCCTCTAAAGATGCAGCGATTCTTCAACAGATGTTCTTCTAAACATGCAGCAGTGAGTTCCAGCAGTGGTGTTCCTCTAAACATGTAGGTCCCTTGTCTTTTGCAAGTTGTAACGGAGGTGGGGGGGCTTCAAGTTGATTAGTGTGAGATGAGTTTTCATCAACAAAATCAGATATGTTCCTCTAAATATGCATTCATCTGATAATGATGTTCCTCTGAGTATGCAGCCTCATGAGAGGCGTGTTCCTCTGAATATGATACGAAAATCGTTAACGTGTTCCTCTAAATATGCTGTTTGTGAGATGTTCCCGTTCCTCTAAAAATGCGTCAAAAGGGATATGTTCCTCTGAATATGCAGAGACGAGGCCATGAGTTGTTCCTGTAAACATGCAGCTTAAGCAGTTTATCGGACTATCAATCCGGATCGTTCCTCTGAACATGCACAAACGAGAGATGAGGGGGGTTGCCTGACCCGATTTTTGTTCCTCTGAACATGCAGTGTGACAGGGAGGCGTTGATGTGATGATCATAAAGTAATCATTGTGTTCCTCTTCGCATGCGACTTAGAGATAAAACTCAAAAAGGTATGATTTTGAAATGTTGATAATTTGTCCGTAGCGTTCCTTTAAATATGCGACTTTAGCAATTGAACTGGACATCCATGCGGCTGAAATAAACCTGAAATCCGGTATTTATCCCGATTAATCAATGTGATGTCAGTATGATAAGAAACTTCGTGATACAGACATGTCTGCAGTCTTATTGGGATAATCTCAGTTTTATGAAATAAATCCATCCGCGAAGAAAAAATCCAGTTTTTAGGTTTTTTACTGAAAAATTGGCAGATTACGGTTTTTTGTGTACTATTCGAAAAGACATTATTACTGAGGTGCTTATGAAGCGTGATTACGGCGATGTGCTGGAGACAGCGAAGCGAGCGAACAGTATGTTGCAGGGACTCAGCAACCATATTGAACAGCAACGAGTTGAATTTAATCAGACTGGTTATTATCAAACGTATTCGCGCAACGCTGTTGCCAATTTTCCACTGCTTAGTAAGCACGCCGTGGTCGCTGCGATCAGTGATATGGAGGAAGCTGGCTATGAGTTTGGGAAAAAGCAAACAGGCAGTACCTCACAATATGCACTCAGCCTGCAGAACGTGATCGATATTTATCATCACCGCAAGGTGCCCAAATATCGTGATAAACACAAAGGTCCCTTTGTTGTGTTCGTGGTTAACCTGAAGGGCGGCGTATCTAAAACTGTCAGCACCGTTACACTTGCACACGGTATGCGTGCTCATCCTGCCATGTTACACAATGATCTGCGGATCCTTGTCATCGATCTTGATCCTCAGGCTTCAAGCACCATGTTCTTAAGCCATAAAAACAGCATTGGTTCTAAAGCGGAAACAGCCGCCCAGGCGATGCTGAACGATCTTGGCCGTGAGCAGTTGCATAGTGAATTTATTCAGCCAACTGTCATGCCTGGCGTTGATGTCATGCCCGCCTCAATTGACGATGGTTTTGTCGCAAGTGACTGGGAAGCTCTGGTACAGGAGTATCTACCGGGGGTCGCACCATCGGAAGTGTTACGCAGAAACGTCATCGATCGACTCGCAGACGACTATGATTTTATCTTCGTCGATACTGGCCCACATCTCGATTCGTTTATGCTTAACGCCATTGCTGCCAGCGATATCCTGCTGACGCCGACGCCACCAGCGCAGGTCGATTTTCATTCCACAATGAAGTATCTGACCCGTTTGCCTGAGATGCTGGAGCGTATTGAAAAAGAAGGTGTCGAACCACGATTAAAAGCCAATATTGGTTTTATGTCGAAGATGACGACGAAACATGATCATTTAACTTCTCAGAGCTACGCGCGAGAAGTGTTTACTAAATCTATGCTTGATGCCTCTCTACCGCGGCTTGATGGTTTTGAGCGATGCGGTGAATCATTTGATACGGTTATCAGCGCCAATCCTATTTCATACCCCGGCAGCGCGGATGCCCTCAGAAAAGCCAAGTATGAAGCAGAGCAATTTTCTCGTGCAGTTTTCGACCGCATTGAATACATCAGGAGCACACTGTGAGTACTCATAAGACGGTACAACGTATCGGCCGCACCATGGGCCAGACTGCAATTGCCAGCTTTATTGATAGCAGCAATACTTCACGAACTTTCACATTAAAATCGGGCAAAACAGCCACCTTTGCTCGTCAGCTCATTCCGCATGGCGATATTGAGCAGAGAACCTATGTTGACCCACAGGTCAATGGCCGCGATCAGGCTACGTTGACGGAAGAATCTGTTAAAGACATCACGCGTACCATTGGTTTGCAGCAGTTCTTTCCCGCAATTGGGCGGGTTAAAGATGGGCGCATCGAGATTATGGACGGTTCACGTCGCCGTGCAGCTTGTCTGTTTGCTGAAGCAAGTCTTGAAGTGCTGGTCACTACAGACGAACTGGATATCAGTGATGCTCGCCAGTTAGCCGCCGACATTCAGACTGCCAGAGAGCACAACCTGAGGGAACTCGGATTACGTTTTGCCATCATGAATGAAAATGGCATGAGCAAAAGCGACATCGCAAAAGCGGAAGGGATCTCAAACGCTAAAGTTACCCGTGCGTTTCAGGCGGCTTCTGTCCCGGCGGAGCTGATTGCATTATTTCCGGTGGTCTCCGAACTGACTCTGCCTGACTATCAACTGTTGCTTGATGTGACAGATAACGCCAAAGCAGAAAGCGTTGAGATCAGCGACCTGGCTGAGCAGGTTCGCACCATGATGAGTGTAAACCGCAATGATGGGATGACTACGGATGAGCAAAAAACAGAGATCCTCAGTTATTTTCGTTCAGCCAAACGTAACCTGGTACCCAAAAAGCCGAAGCCTCTGACCACAGAAAAACTGGCTGACTTCGAAGATCGTAACCTGCTGGCGCGCCGCAAAGTGAATGCAGAAAAGCGTTCGGTCAGCTATGAATTTGTCCGGTTACCCAAGGATGCGGTGGATAAAATCGAAGAGGCGATTAAGCAGGTGCTTGAGAGTGTCAAAGGGGCGAAAGTCAGAAGTTAAGCCCAATGCTGATTGGCTCCTCCGGGAGCCATTATCCCATGCAGTAAAATCCTCACCACGAAGTCAGGCCATCAATTCAGCGGAGCTCGGACTTCAGGGTTCCGCGACTCAGAACTTTCTCCGGCAGGATGAGACACAATGTTTAATTACTCATCGCCAAAATAGCGAACCTGCAAATGACGGTCGATTGCTGTAATTGCTG encodes the following:
- a CDS encoding ParB/RepB/Spo0J family partition protein, with the protein product MGQTAIASFIDSSNTSRTFTLKSGKTATFARQLIPHGDIEQRTYVDPQVNGRDQATLTEESVKDITRTIGLQQFFPAIGRVKDGRIEIMDGSRRRAACLFAEASLEVLVTTDELDISDARQLAADIQTAREHNLRELGLRFAIMNENGMSKSDIAKAEGISNAKVTRAFQAASVPAELIALFPVVSELTLPDYQLLLDVTDNAKAESVEISDLAEQVRTMMSVNRNDGMTTDEQKTEILSYFRSAKRNLVPKKPKPLTTEKLADFEDRNLLARRKVNAEKRSVSYEFVRLPKDAVDKIEEAIKQVLESVKGAKVRS
- a CDS encoding AAA family ATPase, whose translation is MKRDYGDVLETAKRANSMLQGLSNHIEQQRVEFNQTGYYQTYSRNAVANFPLLSKHAVVAAISDMEEAGYEFGKKQTGSTSQYALSLQNVIDIYHHRKVPKYRDKHKGPFVVFVVNLKGGVSKTVSTVTLAHGMRAHPAMLHNDLRILVIDLDPQASSTMFLSHKNSIGSKAETAAQAMLNDLGREQLHSEFIQPTVMPGVDVMPASIDDGFVASDWEALVQEYLPGVAPSEVLRRNVIDRLADDYDFIFVDTGPHLDSFMLNAIAASDILLTPTPPAQVDFHSTMKYLTRLPEMLERIEKEGVEPRLKANIGFMSKMTTKHDHLTSQSYAREVFTKSMLDASLPRLDGFERCGESFDTVISANPISYPGSADALRKAKYEAEQFSRAVFDRIEYIRSTL